A window of [Clostridium] innocuum genomic DNA:
TTTTGAAAAAACAGCAGGATTTCCAGATGATTTCCTATGGGGCAGTGCATCCGCTGCCTACCAGATTGAAGGTGCGGATCGCGAAGATGGCAAGGGCATTTCAAACTGGGATGAGTTTGTAAAGATACCTGGGAAAACCTTTAAAGGCACTACCGGTGCAGTCGCTGTCGATTTTTATCATCATTATAAAGAAGATATTGCACGAATGGCTGAAATGGGATTAAAGACCTATCGGTTTTCTATTGCTTGGACAAGAATATATCCACAGGGAAATGGAAAAGTAAATGAAACAGGTTTAGCTTTTTACGATAATGTTATCAATGAATGCTTAAAATATGGAATCGAGCCTATGGTTACCATCTATCACTGGGACATGCCGCAGGCGCTGGAAGATGCATATCATGGTTGGGAGAATCCACAGATTATAGAGGACTTTGTAACGTATGCCGTTACTTTGTTTGAACGGTATGGAGATCGTGTAAAATACTGGATAACCATGAACGAACAGAATATTTTCACCTCTATGGGCTGGATGGAAGGACTTCATCCACCGGGAAAAACAGATCAGCTGAAGCTGTTCTATCAGGTAAATCATCATGCGAATGTTGCACATGCACGGAGTGTATTGGAATTGAAGAAACGCTTTCCTCATGCGATGGTGGGCGCAAGCTTTGCGTTTTCTCCATGCTATGCGATTGATTGCCGTCCGGAAAATGCGATGGCAAAAGCAGACTTTGATGATTTACGCAATTACTGGTGGCTGGATATCTATGGATATGGCCGTTATCCAAAGAGTGCTATGAAATATCT
This region includes:
- a CDS encoding glycoside hydrolase family 1 protein, with product MYFEKTAGFPDDFLWGSASAAYQIEGADREDGKGISNWDEFVKIPGKTFKGTTGAVAVDFYHHYKEDIARMAEMGLKTYRFSIAWTRIYPQGNGKVNETGLAFYDNVINECLKYGIEPMVTIYHWDMPQALEDAYHGWENPQIIEDFVTYAVTLFERYGDRVKYWITMNEQNIFTSMGWMEGLHPPGKTDQLKLFYQVNHHANVAHARSVLELKKRFPHAMVGASFAFSPCYAIDCRPENAMAKADFDDLRNYWWLDIYGYGRYPKSAMKYLKSIDCAPDITADEMQDIRQAASLIDFMGVNYYQTAVAEYNDIYGVGANHEVNTTGEKGTAKISGVPGLYKNPANPYLKTTDWDWTIDPMGIRMCCRTITSRYDLPIIISENGLGAFDKLEEDKTIHDPYRIEYLRAHIAELKKAVADGCEVLAYCTWSCTDLLSWLNGYQKRYGFIYVEREEDDASATLNRYPKDSFHWYAEVIKTNGQNL